In Micrococcales bacterium, one genomic interval encodes:
- a CDS encoding acyl carrier protein, protein MALDATAVQDGLTEIIVDETGLDAADVALDKSFTDDLDIDSLSMMTIVTLAEDMFSVEIPDSAIKDLATVGDAVNFITAAQN, encoded by the coding sequence ATGGCCCTTGATGCCACCGCCGTCCAGGACGGCCTGACCGAAATCATCGTCGACGAGACCGGCCTCGACGCTGCCGATGTCGCCCTGGACAAGTCCTTCACCGATGACCTGGATATCGACTCACTGTCAATGATGACCATTGTCACCTTGGCGGAAGACATGTTCTCAGTTGAGATTCCCGATTCCGCCATCAAGGACCTAGCAACCGTAGGTGACGCCGTCAACTTCATCACCGCCGCCCAGAACTGA